From the Tistrella mobilis genome, the window GGCCGCGGCGCTGACCGCGCGCCCTGAAACCGCCGGTTGCCGGCTGGTGGTCGACTGCGGCAGCGATGCCGCACGCGCCCATATGCTGGCGGCCTCGGGGCTGGCCGATCCGGTGATCGAGACCTCACCGGCGGTGTTCATGACGCTCTGCGCCGCCGCCGCCCCCGAAACCAGGGTACGAACGCCCCAAGACCCCCTCTGAGGCGCCCTGTCGGGGCCGCTGACACGAAGTTGTCGCGCCCCCCACCGTGGTCGGGTGATTGCAAATCACGCACGTCTCGGTTACAAGGCGCATCGGACGGGCATCCCCCGCGGCCGGCACTGCTTTTCAGCGCCGGACCAGGAGTTTACAGCAAAGGTGGCCGCCTCTGGCGCCGCCGGCGCATCAGCCAGGGAACGACGACCGGATGAAGATCACTCAGCGCGTGAAGCGGATCCTCGCCAATTACGAAGGCGAGAACCCGGGTGTGAAGGCGAACCTCGCCCGCATCCTGATGGAAGGCCGTCTGGGCGGCACCGGCCGTCTGGTCATTCTGCCGGTCGACCAGGGCTTCGAGCACGGTCCCGCGCGCAGCTTCGCCCCGAACCCGCCGGCCTATGACCCGCACTACCACTATCAGCTGGCGATCGATGCCGGCCTGTCGGCCTATGCCGCGCCGCTCGGCATGCTGGAAGCCGGTGCCGACACCTTTGCCGGCGCGATCCCGACCATCCTGAAGGTCAACAGCTCCAACAGCCTGGCGACCGAGAAGGACCAGGCCGTGACCGCGACCGTCGACGACGCCCTGCGTCTCGGCTGCGCAGCCATCGGCTTCACCATCTATCCGGGCTCGGAATACCAGTTCGAGATGATCGAGGAGCTGCGCGAGCTGACCCTCGAGGCGAAGTCGAAGGGCGTCGCCGTGGTCGTCTGGTCGTATCCGCGCGGCGGCATGCTGTCGAAGAAGGGCGAGACCGCCCTCGACGTCTGCGCCTACGCCGCCCATCATGCGGCCCTGCTCGGCGCGAACATCATCAAGGTGAAGCCGCCGACCGCCGATCTGGAGCAGGACGAGGCCAAGAAGGTCTACGAGAAGTTCGACATCGCCCGCTCGACGCTGGCGGAGCGCATCTCGCACGTCATGCAGGCCTCGTTCGCCGGCCGCCGCATCGTGGTGTTCTCGGGCGGCAACGCCAAGGGCACCGACGAGCTGATGGACGAGATCCGGCAGCTGCGCGACGGTGGTGCCAACGGCTCGATCATCGGCCGCAACACCTTCCAGCGCCCGCGTGAGGAGGCCCTCGCCCTGCTTGACCAGATCATCAAGATCTATCAGGGCAAGGCGTGAGCGCGTCCCGCGATTGCCGCCTCTATCTGCTGACGCCGCCGGCCTTCGTGCCGGCGGCGTTCGCGGATACGCTTGCCCGCGCGCTCGACGGCGGTGACGTCGCCTGCCTGCAGATCCGTCTGAAGGATGCGGCTGACGACGACGTCCGGCGCGCGGTAGAGCGGCTGCTGCCGGTGGCCCAGCCGCGCGGTGTCGCCGTGCTGGTCAACGACCGCCCCGACATCGCCGCCGAAATGGGGGCCGACGGCGCCCATATCGGCCAGGACGACATGGATCAGGCCAAGGCCCGCAAGATCCTGGGGCCCAACGCCATCCTGGGTGTTTCCGCCTATGCCTCGCGGCACCGCGCCATGGTCGCGGCCGAAGAGGGGGCGGATTACGTCGCCTTCGGCGCCTTCTTCCCCTCCACCACCAAGACGCCGCCGGCGACCGCCGGGCTGGATCTGCTGGACTGGTGGCAGGAGCTGATGGAAGTGCCCTGCGTCGCCATCGGCGGCATCACGGTCGCCAATTGCGCAGCCCTGGTCCGTGCCGGTGCCGATTTCCTGGCGGTCACCGCCGGGGTGTGGAATTACGAAGCCGGCCCCGCCCAGGCGGTCGCCGACTTCAACCGCGAGATTGCGCGGGCCCTCGAAGACGAAGGCCCCGTCCCCGACCGGGGCTGACGGCCCGAGGGTTCCTCTCCGCGGCAGCGGCCGCGCGGACCCGCGGCGTTCCGTCAGCCTCCGAGACCCGGGGCGGCGGCGATTTCACGGGATGGCGGCGCCCCTTATCATCGCCCCTGTTCGACCAGCGCCATCCCGAAGACCCGTCCCGAGCCCCCCGCCCCGGCAGCCTGTCCGGCGGCTGAGCGGGGCCGGAAACGAAGGACCGCAGGCCATGAAGATCAACGGCAACGCCATCCGCCCGGGCATGATCATCGAGCATCAGAACCGGCTCTGGGTCGCCCGCCGCACCATGCACACCCAGCCCGGCAAGGGCGGTGCGTATCTGCAGGTGGAGCTGAAGGACATCCGCACCGGCACCAAGCTGAACGAGCGCTTCCGCGCCTCGGAAGCCGTGGAGCGCGTGCGGCTGGACGAAAAGGAATATCAGTACCTCTACGCCGACGGCGACATGCTGACCCTGATGGATCAGGAGACCTACGAGCAGATCAACGTGCCCCGGGATCTGGCCGGCGACGCCGCGGTCTTCCTGCAGGACGGCATGACCGTCACCGTCTCGTCCTACGAGGAAGAGCCGCTGTCGGTGGAACTGCCTGAGTCAGTCATCCTCGAGGTCACCGAGACCGAGCCGACCGTCAAGGGCCAGACCGCCGCCGCGTCCTACAAGCCGGCCCTGCTGGAGAACGGCGTGCGCATCATGGTGCCGCCGCATATCGAAACCGGCACCCGCGTGGTGGTGATGACCGCCGATCAGACCTATCTGGAGCGCGCGAAGGACTGACCTGCGGCATCCGCAGTTCCGTCCCGCGCCCCGTTCGGGCATGATGCGCCCCCGCAGGCGGTTCCACGCCGGCGGGGGCGCTTCGTCCTTGGACGACGGCGCCCGCGCGGCCCCCTGCCCCGTTCTTTCTGTTCGTCCGACGACCTCGTGCCCGGGAGTTGCCACCGATGGCCATCCGTTCCCCCATCCTCAATGTCATGATCGGTGCCGCCCAGAAGGCCGCCCGCGGCCTGATCCGCGATTTCGGCGAGGTCGAGAACCTCCAGGTGTCCCGCAAGGGCCCGGCCGATTTCGTGTCCAGCGCCGACCTGAAGTCCGAGAAGGTGCTGCGCGCCGAACTCGCCAAGGCCCGCCCCGATTTCGGCTTCCTGATGGAGGAAGGCGGCGAGGTGAAGGGCTCGGGCGACGGCCCGTCGCATCGCTGGATCATCGATCCGCTGGACGGAACCCACAACTTCCTGCACGGCATCCCGCATTTCGCCGTGACCGTGGCGCTGGAGCGCGAGGGCGAGATCATCGCCGGCGTGACCTATGATCCGCTGCGCGACGAGATGTTCTCGGCCGAAAAGGGCTATGGCGCCTTCGTCAACGACCGCCGCATCCGCGTCGCCGCCCGGCGGCAGCTGATCGACTGCGTGGTCGCCACCGGCATTCCGCGCGCCGACAAGCCCAACCACACCGAATACCTGAAGATGCTGGCTGGCATGATGAAGAACACCGGCGGCATCCGCCGCTTCGGCTCGGCGGCGCTGGACCTCGCCTATGTCGCGGCCGGCCGCTTCGATGCCTTCTTCGAGCTGGACCTGCAGCCCTGGGACATGGCGGCCGGCGTGATCCTGGTCCGCGAGGCCGGCGGTTTCGTCAGCGACCTGACCGGCGGCGACGGCATGCTGACCAGCGGCCATATCATCGCCGGCAACACCACCGTCCACGGCCAGACCCACAAAGTGCTGAGCACGATGCTGGCCAAGCGGCCGCGCCGCCCGGGCGAGGCGCCGGCCAAGGCGTAAGGCCGGCGATCCTGCGACGGCGGGGCGCAGTCATACCCGCCGGGCTTGCCGCTGCTTCGGCGGGTGGGCTATGGTTGGACGGGTCGGCGCACCCCGGTGCACCGGCCGGTCCTGCCGTGCGGCCGCATGACGGCCGCAGGCGATCAGCCATCAGGATGCCATGACGCCCGCGTCGACGCCGACATCCACCGCCCGGCAGCGCAACACCCCCCGGCCACATGGCCGGGGCGTTCGTGTCGCGCCCGCCCTCTGCCGCCGCCCCATCCGCCGCACCATGGCCCGCCGCACACTGGTCCGCCGCACACTGGTCGCCGTCATGACCGGTCTGGCCGCCCTGCTGCCGCTGGCGGCCGGAACGGCGACCACCGCGGCGGCCCAGCAGGCCGTATCGCAGGCCCCCCTTTCCATTCCCTTCGAGACCGGCAGCGCCGACATCCCGACCTCCGGGCGGCGCGCGGTCGAAGATTTCGCCCGCGGCCTGCCCGACCGGACGCGCGTGCTGGTCGATGCCTATGCGACCGCCGCCGCCG encodes:
- the thiE gene encoding thiamine phosphate synthase, with product MSASRDCRLYLLTPPAFVPAAFADTLARALDGGDVACLQIRLKDAADDDVRRAVERLLPVAQPRGVAVLVNDRPDIAAEMGADGAHIGQDDMDQAKARKILGPNAILGVSAYASRHRAMVAAEEGADYVAFGAFFPSTTKTPPATAGLDLLDWWQELMEVPCVAIGGITVANCAALVRAGADFLAVTAGVWNYEAGPAQAVADFNREIARALEDEGPVPDRG
- a CDS encoding inositol monophosphatase family protein, encoding MAIRSPILNVMIGAAQKAARGLIRDFGEVENLQVSRKGPADFVSSADLKSEKVLRAELAKARPDFGFLMEEGGEVKGSGDGPSHRWIIDPLDGTHNFLHGIPHFAVTVALEREGEIIAGVTYDPLRDEMFSAEKGYGAFVNDRRIRVAARRQLIDCVVATGIPRADKPNHTEYLKMLAGMMKNTGGIRRFGSAALDLAYVAAGRFDAFFELDLQPWDMAAGVILVREAGGFVSDLTGGDGMLTSGHIIAGNTTVHGQTHKVLSTMLAKRPRRPGEAPAKA
- the efp gene encoding elongation factor P, with the protein product MKINGNAIRPGMIIEHQNRLWVARRTMHTQPGKGGAYLQVELKDIRTGTKLNERFRASEAVERVRLDEKEYQYLYADGDMLTLMDQETYEQINVPRDLAGDAAVFLQDGMTVTVSSYEEEPLSVELPESVILEVTETEPTVKGQTAAASYKPALLENGVRIMVPPHIETGTRVVVMTADQTYLERAKD
- a CDS encoding class I fructose-bisphosphate aldolase, which encodes MKITQRVKRILANYEGENPGVKANLARILMEGRLGGTGRLVILPVDQGFEHGPARSFAPNPPAYDPHYHYQLAIDAGLSAYAAPLGMLEAGADTFAGAIPTILKVNSSNSLATEKDQAVTATVDDALRLGCAAIGFTIYPGSEYQFEMIEELRELTLEAKSKGVAVVVWSYPRGGMLSKKGETALDVCAYAAHHAALLGANIIKVKPPTADLEQDEAKKVYEKFDIARSTLAERISHVMQASFAGRRIVVFSGGNAKGTDELMDEIRQLRDGGANGSIIGRNTFQRPREEALALLDQIIKIYQGKA
- a CDS encoding OmpA family protein, which codes for MTPASTPTSTARQRNTPRPHGRGVRVAPALCRRPIRRTMARRTLVRRTLVAVMTGLAALLPLAAGTATTAAAQQAVSQAPLSIPFETGSADIPTSGRRAVEDFARGLPDRTRVLVDAYATAAADAPPHAARRLALDRALAVREILSGAGIGPTRIELKVHGAAPDGPADRVDLDIRGAG